In Polaribacter sp. L3A8, a genomic segment contains:
- a CDS encoding alpha-L-rhamnosidase — MVSCKEAEILQTPKNLTVSEGFENPIGFYESNPTFSWQLPILDEVKSQSAYQIVVASSPDLLPDNADVWDSKKQKTAQSAWIKYGGDALKSRQKVYWQVKYWNQDDNASDWSDTNNFELGLLNNTDWKAQWIGLSTKEEGVIGSQDNIIHRPQYLRKGFELSNDVASARLYITAKGVFDVAINGEDVSDDVMPPGYTPYKKRIETITYDVTDLIKPGKNTIGIELAAGWHSGRLGWMKSYWSDTESPKVLSQLELTMKDGSKEVIISDDSWRGTTNGPIRLSEIYDGETYDANLEMAAWTTSNFDDKDWLTVNATKVTNAIKLEPKRHTTVKSKIELETKEIIKKEGAVIFDLQQNMVGVPLVKVPMKKGQILKIRFAEMLSPDGTFYTENYRSALSTNYYTASKDGVVEWMPKFTFHGFRYVELSGFDTAIEPSKDWVTGIVQYSDFDENGTFTTSHKKLNQLQSNIVWGLRGNFFDIPTDCPQRDERMGWTGDAQVFGPTSIFNADVYKFWASWLQSVRESQYDNGGIPWVVPDVLNNNKVSSGWGDVCTIIPWKIYFRTGDKKILEENFETMKAWVAHHKATSENYISSMNTFADWLQPNAENGKVKGDTSHNLIGTAFFAHSAKLTAQTAEVLGKTEEAKMYQKLYETVAKAFDNEYFDDQGNVKGVKATQTSYLLALAFDLLPEGKQKQAQQNLLVKISEADDHLKTGFLGTPLLSQVLDNMGETDLVYKLLFNETYPSWFYSINQGATTIWERWNSYSKEEGFNPQNMNSLNHYAYGAIGEWMYERIAGIAPLEAGYKTIRIAPKTNKKLTSASASLNTTYGEIASSWEIKAGTFSLEATIPPNTTAKVSVQGNTNKPLLVNGKNVEDVKEVKLVKTNADSFELLAQPGTYKFQSTVK; from the coding sequence TTGGTATCATGTAAGGAAGCAGAAATTCTACAGACTCCTAAAAACTTAACCGTTTCAGAAGGATTTGAAAACCCTATTGGTTTTTATGAATCAAACCCTACATTTTCTTGGCAATTACCTATTTTAGATGAGGTAAAAAGTCAATCTGCTTATCAAATAGTTGTAGCTAGTAGTCCCGATTTATTGCCTGATAATGCTGATGTTTGGGATTCTAAAAAACAGAAAACAGCTCAATCTGCATGGATTAAGTATGGTGGAGATGCTTTAAAATCTCGTCAAAAAGTGTATTGGCAAGTTAAGTATTGGAACCAAGATGATAATGCTTCAGATTGGAGTGATACCAATAATTTTGAATTAGGTTTATTAAACAATACAGATTGGAAAGCCCAATGGATAGGTTTATCAACCAAAGAAGAAGGAGTTATTGGAAGTCAAGATAACATTATTCACAGACCACAATATTTAAGAAAAGGTTTTGAGTTATCTAACGATGTTGCTTCGGCAAGATTATATATTACCGCAAAAGGTGTTTTTGATGTGGCAATAAATGGCGAAGACGTTAGTGATGATGTAATGCCTCCGGGATATACCCCGTATAAAAAACGTATTGAAACCATTACTTATGATGTTACAGATTTAATAAAACCTGGTAAAAATACTATTGGAATAGAATTGGCTGCAGGATGGCATTCTGGTAGATTAGGTTGGATGAAATCCTATTGGAGTGATACAGAATCGCCTAAAGTTTTATCTCAGTTAGAATTAACAATGAAAGACGGTTCTAAAGAAGTTATTATTTCTGATGATTCTTGGAGAGGAACTACAAATGGTCCAATAAGATTGTCTGAAATTTATGACGGAGAAACTTATGATGCCAATCTAGAAATGGCAGCTTGGACAACAAGTAATTTTGATGATAAAGACTGGTTAACTGTTAACGCAACTAAGGTTACTAATGCTATAAAATTAGAGCCAAAAAGACATACAACAGTAAAGTCTAAAATTGAATTAGAAACAAAAGAAATTATTAAAAAAGAGGGTGCTGTTATTTTTGATTTACAGCAAAATATGGTGGGTGTACCTCTAGTAAAAGTACCTATGAAAAAAGGGCAAATACTTAAAATTAGATTTGCAGAAATGTTATCGCCAGATGGTACATTTTACACAGAAAATTATAGAAGTGCTCTGTCAACAAATTATTATACAGCATCAAAAGATGGTGTGGTAGAGTGGATGCCAAAATTTACGTTTCACGGATTTAGATATGTAGAGTTAAGCGGATTTGATACAGCAATAGAACCATCAAAAGATTGGGTAACAGGAATCGTTCAATATTCTGATTTTGATGAAAACGGAACATTTACAACTTCTCATAAAAAGTTAAACCAACTACAAAGTAATATTGTTTGGGGACTTCGTGGTAATTTCTTTGATATACCAACAGATTGCCCACAACGAGACGAACGAATGGGGTGGACGGGCGATGCTCAGGTTTTTGGACCAACGTCTATTTTTAATGCAGATGTATATAAATTTTGGGCTAGCTGGTTACAAAGTGTTAGAGAATCTCAATACGATAATGGTGGTATTCCTTGGGTAGTACCAGATGTTTTAAATAATAATAAAGTAAGTTCTGGTTGGGGAGATGTATGTACTATTATTCCGTGGAAAATCTACTTTAGAACAGGTGATAAAAAGATTCTTGAAGAAAATTTTGAAACAATGAAAGCATGGGTGGCGCATCATAAAGCAACATCTGAAAATTATATTTCGTCTATGAACACGTTTGCAGATTGGCTACAACCAAATGCTGAAAACGGTAAAGTAAAAGGAGACACATCTCATAATTTAATTGGTACAGCTTTTTTTGCACATTCGGCTAAATTAACAGCACAAACGGCAGAAGTTTTAGGTAAAACTGAAGAAGCTAAAATGTATCAGAAATTATATGAAACAGTAGCAAAAGCTTTTGATAATGAGTACTTTGATGATCAGGGTAATGTTAAAGGTGTAAAGGCTACGCAAACATCATATTTATTAGCATTAGCATTCGATTTATTACCTGAAGGAAAGCAAAAACAAGCGCAGCAAAATTTATTAGTTAAAATTAGTGAAGCAGACGATCATTTAAAAACAGGTTTTTTAGGAACACCGCTTTTATCTCAAGTTTTAGATAATATGGGAGAAACAGACCTAGTTTACAAGTTGTTATTTAACGAAACTTATCCATCTTGGTTTTACTCTATTAATCAAGGAGCAACAACTATTTGGGAACGTTGGAATAGCTATAGTAAAGAAGAAGGATTTAATCCTCAAAATATGAATAGTTTAAACCATTATGCTTACGGAGCAATAGGAGAATGGATGTACGAGCGTATTGCTGGTATTGCACCTTTAGAAGCAGGGTATAAAACTATTAGAATAGCACCAAAAACAAATAAAAAATTAACTTCGGCTTCTGCTTCTTTAAATACAACCTATGGTGAAATTGCTTCATCTTGGGAAATTAAAGCGGGTACTTTTTCTTTAGAAGCTACAATTCCACCTAACACAACAGCAAAAGTAAGTGTTCAAGGAAATACAAACAAACCATTGTTAGTAAATGGTAAAAATGTAGAAGATGTAAAAGAGGTAAAGCTAGTAAAAACAAATGCAGATTCATTTGAATTGTTAGCACAACCAGGTACTTATAAGTTTCAATCGACAGTTAAATAA
- a CDS encoding sulfatase — translation MKKIIIVFFVAFSFANFQAQNEKPNVLVFYVDDLRAELGCYGSETAITPNIDKLAKDGVRFNKAYVQQAICAPSRMSTLTGLRPETIGIYSIFTPLRKVNKEVVSLPQLFNKNGYKTISIGKVYHHGVDDKNVWSTYFEKEPNAYLKPENKALIEAQIKAGSKRIKGPAFEDADVPDEGYKDGRAAQHAIETLKQLKEDNFLMFVGLSKPHLPYNSPKKYWDLYNKNDFKIPSREKPQGMYKLALSNWGELKGYSNIPNKGDLNDDLTRDLIHGYHASISYIDAQVGKVMQTLEDLDLRKKTFVIFMSDHGYKIGEYGSWCKQSNVEIDVRVPLIISRETGYKNRVTNKTSDALVENVDIFSTLVDLCNLKSAPVSDGKSILSVIDNPNKKWDEAAYSMYARGKKIMGVTATDGEWRYTEWRNAVTQQVLDAELYHHKKSLLAFKNLSGNKKYKKVEKRMKKLLDIKFPTDKGPFLQNDK, via the coding sequence ATGAAAAAAATTATAATTGTATTTTTTGTAGCTTTTAGTTTTGCAAACTTTCAGGCTCAAAATGAAAAACCAAATGTATTGGTTTTTTACGTAGATGATTTAAGAGCAGAATTAGGTTGTTATGGAAGCGAAACAGCAATAACACCTAATATAGATAAATTAGCAAAAGATGGAGTACGGTTTAATAAGGCGTATGTACAGCAAGCTATATGTGCTCCTTCTAGAATGAGTACATTAACTGGGTTAAGACCAGAAACTATAGGTATTTACAGTATTTTTACGCCACTTCGTAAAGTAAATAAAGAGGTGGTTTCTTTGCCGCAACTTTTTAATAAAAATGGATACAAAACAATAAGTATAGGTAAAGTATATCATCATGGTGTAGATGATAAAAATGTATGGTCTACTTATTTTGAAAAAGAACCAAATGCTTACTTAAAACCAGAAAACAAAGCACTTATAGAGGCACAGATAAAAGCAGGAAGTAAAAGAATTAAAGGACCTGCTTTTGAAGATGCAGATGTACCAGATGAAGGTTATAAAGATGGGCGAGCAGCACAACATGCTATAGAAACACTTAAACAATTAAAAGAGGATAATTTTTTAATGTTTGTGGGGTTAAGTAAGCCACATTTACCATATAATTCTCCAAAAAAATATTGGGATTTATACAATAAAAACGACTTTAAAATTCCGTCTAGAGAAAAGCCTCAAGGCATGTATAAATTAGCTTTAAGTAATTGGGGAGAGCTAAAAGGATATTCTAATATTCCTAATAAAGGAGACTTAAATGATGATTTAACAAGAGATTTAATTCATGGTTATCATGCATCAATTAGTTATATAGATGCCCAAGTGGGTAAAGTAATGCAAACGTTAGAAGACTTAGATTTAAGAAAAAAAACATTTGTAATTTTTATGAGTGATCATGGTTATAAAATAGGCGAATATGGATCTTGGTGTAAACAATCTAATGTAGAAATAGATGTTAGAGTACCTTTAATTATTAGCCGAGAAACAGGTTATAAAAACAGGGTTACAAACAAAACTTCTGATGCTTTGGTAGAAAATGTAGATATTTTTTCAACTTTAGTTGATTTATGTAACTTAAAATCTGCTCCTGTATCAGACGGAAAAAGTATTTTATCTGTAATAGATAATCCTAATAAAAAATGGGACGAAGCAGCATATAGTATGTATGCCAGAGGTAAAAAAATAATGGGAGTTACAGCAACAGATGGTGAGTGGAGATATACAGAATGGCGTAATGCAGTTACACAACAAGTATTAGACGCAGAGTTATATCATCATAAAAAAAGTTTACTTGCTTTTAAAAATTTATCAGGAAATAAAAAATATAAAAAAGTAGAAAAGAGAATGAAAAAGCTTTTAGATATTAAATTTCCAACAGATAAAGGACCGTTTTTACAGAACGATAAATAG
- a CDS encoding sugar-binding domain-containing protein → MKKQVLEVNLNKKHFLFLLLFLIALVSFSQRTEVNFNNNWHFILEDNSSFSKENFDDSSWKTLNVPHDWSFEKGVRKGGDQGQGGGYHDGGIGWYRKTFKVKKQSLSNVTYINFDGVYMNSEVWINGNHLGKRPYGYISFRYDISKYLKEGKNTIAVRVDNALEPSARWYHPCGIYAPVKLVVVNPTHFKPNSIFIKTPSIKEDKATVSIDAEINGDVNKLKYEVKLFSPEGKELTKKIESLKGSNPTYQFEIENPQLWSPETPTLYRAITKILEGKKVIDEVETTFGFKTVKWETKTGFWLNGENVKLKGVCEHWEGGPVGGAWTKPLLRWKLQSLKDMGINAIRPSHNPTPPMFYDLCDEIGLLVMDEIFDGWHKKAPQDYGKQAFDEWWQRDVKEWITRDRNHPSIFVWSLGNETHSDVAPELVKFGKSLDPTRLFTSGAGNPEDMDITGVNGGSETKSFIESKTFDKPFISTEAPHTWQTRGYYRTQTWWRDNELPGTYELPNLTEKEIFFYEGINPKNWRNRKQSFNSSYDNATVRVSARKYWEVMRDNPWHSGHFRWTGFDYYGEAGLVHGGLPFNLFMGGALDVAGFKKDLFYFYQSQWTKETMIHMLPHWTHPRMEKGTLIPVWVYSNADEVELFLNGKSLGKDKPGTVWNEMQCEWMVPYEAGKLEAVAYIEGKEVKRMSFSTSKQPSKLKTSIQKLAAEDSFTTSYIITSEGLDENDNLYPYGENKVYYNIQGDVKKISMENGNPIDPTSRTKSDFRALFFGKTRLFLRALPNAEKASIITASILGDKALYTSNKISIDAKQIQVFGTSNTDDLEILYTVNGENPETKGVIYKGAFKVADATIVKAVVKQNGKVVLNMEETFGKNEGLFWGDEHSKDLWVGRGVNISAEEGILKGNAKASNAAHHFKGTGFVAFDGKEGSVTFYNENDGAGKEYAIRFRYMHNDEGKTYPMKLFVNDTYIKTFEFEPTGGWVQNWKFVNAKVFFKSGANNIRIETTGKSGPFIDEMFID, encoded by the coding sequence ATGAAAAAACAAGTTTTAGAAGTAAACCTTAATAAAAAACACTTTTTATTTTTACTATTATTTTTAATAGCACTAGTTAGTTTTTCACAACGTACAGAAGTAAATTTCAACAACAATTGGCACTTTATTTTAGAGGATAACTCCTCCTTTTCTAAAGAAAATTTTGATGATTCTAGTTGGAAAACGTTAAATGTTCCTCACGATTGGTCTTTCGAGAAAGGAGTTAGAAAAGGTGGAGATCAAGGTCAAGGTGGTGGTTATCATGATGGAGGTATTGGTTGGTATAGAAAAACTTTTAAGGTAAAAAAGCAAAGCCTATCAAATGTAACTTACATCAATTTTGATGGGGTTTACATGAATAGCGAAGTTTGGATAAATGGCAACCATTTAGGGAAACGCCCTTATGGCTACATTAGTTTTAGATACGATATTTCAAAGTATTTAAAAGAAGGAAAAAATACCATTGCAGTTAGAGTAGATAATGCTTTAGAGCCATCAGCAAGATGGTATCATCCTTGTGGAATTTATGCTCCAGTAAAATTAGTAGTCGTAAATCCAACACATTTTAAACCCAATAGTATCTTTATAAAAACGCCTTCTATTAAAGAAGATAAAGCAACTGTTTCTATTGATGCAGAAATTAATGGCGATGTAAACAAGCTAAAATATGAAGTAAAATTGTTTTCTCCAGAGGGAAAAGAATTGACTAAAAAAATTGAAAGCTTAAAAGGATCAAATCCAACTTATCAATTTGAAATAGAAAACCCACAATTATGGAGTCCAGAAACGCCAACCTTATATAGAGCTATTACCAAAATTTTAGAGGGTAAAAAAGTAATTGATGAGGTAGAAACAACATTTGGCTTTAAAACGGTAAAATGGGAAACTAAAACTGGTTTTTGGTTAAATGGCGAAAACGTAAAATTAAAAGGTGTTTGTGAGCATTGGGAAGGCGGACCTGTTGGAGGCGCTTGGACAAAGCCTTTGTTACGCTGGAAATTACAATCTTTAAAAGATATGGGCATCAATGCCATTCGCCCCTCACACAACCCAACTCCGCCAATGTTTTATGATTTATGTGATGAAATTGGTCTGTTGGTGATGGATGAAATTTTTGATGGATGGCACAAAAAAGCACCTCAAGATTATGGCAAACAAGCCTTTGATGAATGGTGGCAACGAGATGTAAAAGAATGGATTACCAGAGACAGAAATCATCCAAGTATTTTTGTGTGGAGTTTAGGTAACGAAACCCATAGTGATGTTGCACCAGAATTGGTGAAATTCGGAAAAAGTTTAGACCCAACACGATTATTTACATCAGGTGCAGGAAATCCAGAAGATATGGATATTACAGGTGTAAATGGAGGATCAGAAACCAAATCATTTATAGAAAGTAAAACCTTTGATAAACCATTTATTTCTACCGAAGCGCCACATACTTGGCAAACAAGAGGTTATTACAGAACACAAACATGGTGGCGTGATAACGAATTACCAGGAACTTACGAATTGCCAAATTTAACCGAAAAAGAAATCTTTTTTTACGAAGGAATTAACCCTAAAAATTGGCGAAACAGAAAACAAAGTTTCAATTCGTCTTATGATAATGCTACGGTAAGAGTATCAGCTAGAAAATACTGGGAAGTAATGCGAGATAATCCTTGGCATAGTGGTCATTTCCGTTGGACAGGTTTCGATTATTACGGTGAAGCAGGTTTAGTACATGGAGGTTTACCATTCAATTTATTTATGGGAGGTGCTTTAGATGTAGCAGGATTTAAAAAAGATTTGTTTTATTTCTATCAAAGTCAATGGACCAAAGAAACTATGATTCATATGCTTCCTCATTGGACGCATCCCAGAATGGAAAAAGGAACGCTTATTCCGGTTTGGGTATATTCTAATGCAGATGAAGTTGAATTATTTTTAAATGGAAAATCACTTGGAAAAGACAAACCAGGAACTGTTTGGAACGAAATGCAATGCGAATGGATGGTACCTTATGAAGCGGGTAAGTTAGAAGCCGTTGCTTATATTGAAGGAAAAGAAGTAAAACGAATGTCTTTTAGCACAAGTAAGCAACCTTCAAAATTAAAGACAAGTATTCAAAAGTTAGCTGCCGAAGATTCTTTTACCACAAGTTATATTATCACTTCAGAGGGATTAGACGAAAATGATAATTTATATCCCTACGGCGAAAATAAAGTCTACTATAATATTCAAGGTGATGTAAAGAAAATTTCTATGGAAAATGGAAATCCTATTGACCCTACAAGTAGAACAAAATCTGATTTTAGAGCCTTGTTTTTCGGGAAAACGAGATTGTTTTTAAGAGCGTTACCAAATGCAGAAAAAGCATCAATTATTACTGCATCAATTTTAGGAGATAAGGCATTATACACTTCAAATAAAATTTCCATTGATGCCAAACAGATTCAAGTTTTTGGTACTTCAAATACAGATGATTTAGAAATTCTTTATACTGTAAATGGCGAAAATCCAGAAACAAAAGGTGTTATTTATAAAGGTGCTTTTAAAGTTGCAGATGCTACAATAGTAAAAGCAGTAGTAAAACAAAATGGCAAAGTTGTTTTAAATATGGAAGAAACCTTTGGTAAAAACGAAGGCTTATTTTGGGGAGATGAACATTCTAAAGATCTATGGGTTGGTAGAGGAGTAAATATTTCTGCGGAAGAAGGTATTTTAAAAGGAAATGCAAAAGCAAGTAATGCGGCACATCATTTTAAAGGTACTGGCTTTGTCGCATTTGATGGCAAAGAAGGATCGGTTACGTTTTACAACGAAAATGATGGAGCGGGTAAAGAATATGCAATAAGATTTAGATATATGCATAATGATGAAGGAAAGACTTATCCAATGAAACTCTTTGTTAACGATACCTATATAAAAACGTTTGAATTTGAACCAACAGGAGGTTGGGTACAGAATTGGAAATTTGTAAACGCGAAGGTGTTTTTTAAATCTGGCGCAAATAATATTAGAATAGAAACAACAGGTAAAAGCGGCCCTTTTATTGATGAAATGTTTATCGATTAA